A genomic segment from Spinacia oleracea cultivar Varoflay chromosome 3, BTI_SOV_V1, whole genome shotgun sequence encodes:
- the LOC110792133 gene encoding polygalacturonase inhibitor 1-like, whose translation MTMPTVLKFSLLYLALLLISHLTSTTATDFPPCNPDDKAVLLKVRDHFGGPNGRLSDWENDTDCCSEWSFVGCGMNSGREYGRINTVTFSRSWGLSGTIPSDLGDLPFLSFFILADNINVTGTIPKSLGKLKNLYHLELDTNSLTGPIPNELFKLKKLKVVDLSGNQLSGAIPPSVSSLSSLSEFNVNHNKLSGSIPPLPKSLKKVDLSYNQLCGPIPSGLKGFSPASFKNNKCLCGPPLVAQGCK comes from the coding sequence ATGACAATGCCGACAGTTTTAAAATTCAGTCTCCTATATTTGGCTCTCCTCCTCATCTCTCACCTGACCTCCACTACCGCTACCGACTTTCCACCCTGTAATCCCGACGATAAAGCCGTCCTTTTAAAAGTCCGAGATCATTTCGGCGGCCCTAACGGCCGTCTTTCTGACTGGGAAAACGATACAGATTGTTGTTCAGAATGGAGTTTCGTTGGGTGCGGCATGAACAGCGGTCGTGAATACGGACGTATCAACACCGTCACCTTTAGTCGCTCATGGGGTCTTTCTGGGACCATTCCTTCAGACTTGGGTGACTTGCCTTTCCTCAGCTTCTTCATTTTAGCAGACAACATCAATGTCACCGGAACTATCCCTAAGTCACTTGGCAAGCTTAAGAACCTCTATCATCTCGAACTTGACACCAACAGTTTAACAGGGCCAATTCCAAATGAGCTGTTTAAGTTAAAGAAGCTAAAGGTAGTTGATCTCTCCGGGAATCAACTATCAGGGGCTATTCCACCGTCTGTGTCTTCATTATCGTCTCTCTCGGAGTTCAACGTCAACCACAACAAGCTCTCCGGTTCCATACCTCCGCTGCCAAAGAGCTTGAAAAAAGTTGATCTGAGCTACAACCAGCTTTGCGGCCCCATTCCTAGTGGGTTAAAGGGGTTTAGTCCAGCAAGTTTTAAAAACAATAAGTGCCTTTGTGGTCCTCCTTTGGTTGCACAAGGTTGTAAGTAA
- the LOC110792136 gene encoding polygalacturonase inhibitor 1 has protein sequence MLSPTSKWSYNLFLNTFLLIFVLSFNLGSSTSKCNPNDKNNLLEIKKHFNIYGNASTFVSWDPNTDPCTNWTVGINCDTNGRVTNLLISSDYDVVGEIPASIGELPYLQSLYLSYLPHLSGPIPLFLAKLTNLEQLKLGYNLSGSIPEFLGQLKKLTVIDLSSNTLTGSIPSSLSHLPKIRYISFENNMLSGSIPTSFGSIKSLGQLFLNSNNLSGPIPSSFSRLSNLNFLDLRQNQLTGNIPPSFGSFKALYLYLSFNNLSGPIPRSFGNANLPQLLISNNKFTGDASFLFSKDNTVISFIDISNNLFNFDFSNVDLPQSLNYLDISHNKIYGSLPKRLGQLPLKGIDVSFNQLCGKIPTGRRLKRFKPTLFSNNKCLCGPPLLPCR, from the coding sequence ATGCTATCTCCTACTTCAAAATGGTCTTATAACCttttcctaaacacatttctaCTTATCTTTGTTTTATCATTTAATCTAGGTTCCTCGACATCTAAATGTAACCCAAATGATAAAAACAACCTTCTAGAGATAAAAAAGCATTTCAATATATATGGTAATGCCTCCACATTCGTGAGTTGGGATCCAAACACTGATCCTTGTACGAATTGGACTGTTGGGATCAACTGTGATACCAATGGTCGTGTTACTAATCTTCTAATTAGCTCTGATTATGATGTCGTAGGTGAGATCCCAGCTTCCATAGGAGAGCTCCCATACCTCCAATCCCTATATCTATCCTACTTGCCACACCTCTCTGGCCCAATTCCCCTCTTCTTAGCAAAATTGACCAATCTTGAACAACTTAAACTCGGCTATAATCTTAGTGGATCAATCCCTGAATTTTTAGGCCAACTTAAGAAACTAACCGTCATCGATCTCTCCTCTAACACCCTCACCGGCTCAATCCCTTCATCATTAAGCCATCTCCCTAAGATCAGGTACATTAGCTTTGAAAATAACATGCTTTCTGGTTCTATCCCTACCTCCTTTGGCTCAATCAAGAGCTTGGGACAACTTTTCCTCAACTCCAATAACCTTTCAGGCCCAATCCCATCTTCTTTTTCTCGCCTTTCAAACCTTAACTTCCTTGACCTCAGACAAAATCAACTCACCGGAAACATCCCACCCTCATTTGGCTCCTTCAAAGCCTTATATCTCTACCTCTCCTTTAACAACCTATCCGGCCCGATTCCAAGGTCATTTGGCAACGCCAATTTACCGCAACTTCTTATTAGCAACAATAAGTTTACCGGGGATGCCTCATTTTTGTTTTCTAAGGACAACACTGTCATATCGTTTATAGACATTAGCAATAATTTATTCAACTTCGATTTCTCTAACGTTGATCTTCCTCAAAGTTTGAATTATCTCGACATAAGCCATAATAAAATTTATGGCTCCCTTCCTAAACGACTGGGACAGTTGCCTTTGAAAGGTATTGATGTCAGCTTCAATCAGCTTTGTGGGAAGATACCCACTGGTAGGCGATTAAAGAGGTTTAAGCCTACATTGTTTTCCAATAACAAATGCTTGTGCGGTCCACCATTATTACCTTGCCGTTAG
- the LOC130470294 gene encoding uncharacterized protein, producing MRVLFVGRRDPVWYLGERVRMQTVGAFSVPMPPPATMLSTRSIGESWRVHSRTGVPATELVIEGASYYQFIQDSLRLPEPGAECPDPLLGGWVLPDARISYTGESGSEIVETFPEDRVFHAPLPEGVQAVPARTANAMVGVINRLKSALVRARSALSCRSPHSTRTGAGGAGADDAGPSGGGHGRERERARRGLDTWSR from the exons atgcgggtcttgttcgttggccgccgggaccctgtctggtacctaggagagcgggtacgtatgcagacggtcggggctttttcggtgcctatgcctccgcctgcgaccatgctgtctactcgctcgataggcgagtcgtggagggtccactcgaggactggcgtgccggcgacggagttggtgatagagggagctagctattaccagtttatccaagattctcttcgtctcccggagcctggcgcc gagtgtcctgaccctttgttggggggatgggtgcttcctgatgctcggatctcgtataccggagagagtggatccgagattgtggagactttcccggaagaccgggttttccatgctccgctccctgagggagtacaggcg gttccggcccgtacggccaacgcgatggtgggggtgatcaaccggttgaagtccgcgttggttcgagcccgatctgcactttcttgcaggagcccccactctactcgt ACGGGTGCTGGAGGCgctggggccgacgacgcgggtccctcgggcgggggacacggtcgtgagagagagagggcacggcgAGGCTTGGacacatggagccgatga